CACTTCAAACATTTTCAGATTTTATAGATGGAGTAATAGGAGTATCAAGATCTGGAGGAGATTTAACAAGTTTCTTTCTTACATCAGCTAGATCATTTATGGATTCAGCTAGAATTTCAGCTAGAAAACTTGTTGAAACTTTAGGAACAATAGCGGAAGCTTATGTAGCGATTTTAGTTGTTTTCCCGTTAATAGCAGTTGTTATGCTAGCTATAATGGGGATAATTGGAGGAAATATAGCTGGATTTAATATAATAACGCTTATGCAATTAATAGCGTATATTTTAGTTCCATTTCTTTCAATGATTATTCTTCTTATGCTTGATGGAGTAATGCCTAAAAGGTGAAAATTTTTATGCTTATGTTTAGAGTTTCAAAATTTGAAAAAAAACTTGTTTGGGTTACTTCAGCAATTATAGGAGTTAGCTTAATAATTACAACTGTTTTAAGTGTATTTTATTTTAAAATTAAATTAATTTTTAGACCTGATGAATTGATGTTTATAGCTATGATCGTGGCGCTTTTCCCTCCAGCCGTAGTAAACTTTCTTGATGCTAGATGGAAAAATGATGTGGATAATAATATTCCTAAAATGTTAAAGGAATTAGCTGAGGCTGGTAGAACAGGGATAACTTTAATTAGAGCTTTAGAGTTTGCTTCAGAAAGGAGATATGGAGCATTATCTACGGAGCTTAAAAGGATTGTGAATCAAATTTCTTGGGGAGCAAGTTTAGAGGAAGCATTAAAAAGCTTTAGCGATAGAGTTGAGACAAAACTAGCTAAAAGAATAGCTGTTTTATTAACTGAGATTCATAAAGTTGGAGGAGAAGTTCAAGAAGTTTTAGAAACTGTAAGCAGGCATATTAATGAGCTTCAAACAATAGAAAAAGAAAGACAAAGTCAAATGAAACCTTATATAGCAATAGTATATATAGCTTTTTTTGTATTTATTCTTATAGATATTCTTTTGATTAGAAGTTTCTTTTGGGAGTTGGCTTCTCTTCAAGAAACACTTCAATCTGCTGGGGGATTCTTTATGGGAGGAGCTATAGACTTAACTCAAGTTGAAACAATTCTTTTTCATTTAAGTTTAATTGAGGGGTTTTATGCAGGTTTAGTTGCTGGGAAAATGGGGGAAGGCTCAATTGGAGCAGGATTAAAACATTCAGTAATTCTTATGGTTACTGGATTTATTGCATTTTTCTTTTTCGTTTGGAACCCAATATTTTAAAGGGGAAAATAAAATGGTTCAAAAATTAAAAACGAATGAAGTTTTAGGGTACGTAATGTTTGATGAAGAAATTGAAAAAATTAAATCAACAACATGTTATATTTCAGTAAGTAAAGCTGAATTAAAAAGAGGAGTTTATTTAGAATTAAGAGATTTAAGTAAAGATGAATATTATATTGGACAAGTGATTGATGGCCCATATTATCCTCCAACATCTATTAATGAAGATTCAAAACAAAAAGTTCAAAATGCAATTTACTTAGTTGAATTAACTGCAACAATTAAAAATGGTGTTCAAACAGCTGTTTTAAGTAGGCCAAACCCTGGAACACCTGTAAGGATTCTAGAAAGTGAAAAAGTTCAATTCTTTCTTGGAGCGGCAGGAGACATTGAATTAGGAAGACTTTCAACTCAAATGGATGTATCAATAGGTTTAGATTCTTCAGTTTTAACTCGACATTTAGGAATATTCGGAACAACTGGAAGCGGTAAATCCAATACAATTCAAGTTGTTATGGAAGAAGCGAGTGAAGCGGGATTAGCCGTATTAGTTTTCGATGTAGAAGGCGAATATACAAGAATGGATGAACCTACAGAAAAACTTATTGATGTGCTTAAAGAATTTAATAAAACACCTAAAAGCATTAAAGATTTGAATGTTTATGTTCCAGCTCAATCAAAAAGCTTAAGACCTGATGCTAAAAGGTTTGGTATAAAATTTACAGAAATCAATAAAGATGTTTTTTCTGAAGTAGCTGAATTAACTAAAATGGAGAAGCTTTATTTTATGGATTTAATAAAAAAAGTTGAAGAGGTTGCTCCTGTTTTTAGAGAAGTTACTTTAAAAGCTGTTTTAGATCGTTTAAAAAAGAGGTTAGAAGCTCAAGCTGATAACCCAACTTTACCAGAGTTTATTGCTGAAGCTCATACAAGCCTTTACAGTAAATTATCTTTAATAGATAGACTTGGTTTAATAGATACTGAATATGCTTCAATAAATATTGAAGAAATAGTTGTTCCAGGTAGAATATCTGTAATAGATTTTAGCGATGCATCAGATGCTATAAGAAATATGGTTATAGCTGATTTGCTTGATAAACTTTTTAGATTTAAAATAGAGCATCCTGAAACAGCTAAAATATTAATTATTCTTGAGGAAGCCCATAACTTTATTAGTAAAGAGAAGAGAGAAAGAATGCTTGCAACACTAATGCTAATTTTAGAAATCGCTAGAAGAGGTAGAAAAAGAGGTATATGCTTAGGCATAGTAACTCAACAACCTTACCATTTACCTTCAGAACTTTTAGAACTTTGCAACACAAGAATTATGCATAGAATGAGTTCAACAAGCAATATTAATGTGCTTAAGGAATCTACAGGTAATGTTCCGGAATCTCTATGGGATGTTTTACCTTCTTTAGGTAAAGGAGAAGCTATAATAGCTAGCCCAAAATACAATAGAGCTGTAATAGCTAGGATTAGACCAGTTGCTTCTAAAAGAATTGCTGTTGAATAAAAATAAGAATATAGTGATTAAATCTTGAAGTTAATCATAGGTATTTCAGGGGCAAGTGGAACAATATATGCTGTTAAATTGCTTGAAGCATTAAAAGAGATAAATGTTGAAACATATTTAATTATAAGTAAAACTGCTGAAGAAATTATTAAATTTGAGAATGAATTATCAAAAGAAGATCTTATAAAGCTTGCTTCAAGATTTTATGAAATAAATGATTTAAAAGCTTCAATTACAAGCGGGTCATATAAAACTGATGGAATGATTATTGTTCCATGCAGCATGAAAACTTTAGCTGGAGTAGCTTCTGGTTATACAGATAACTTAATTTTAAGAGCGGCTGATGTAACATTAAAAGAAAAAAGACCTTTAATTCTTGTTATTAGAGAAACACCATTAAACTTAATTCATTTAGAAAATATGCTTAAAGCTGCTAAAGCTGGAGCAATAATTCTTCCAGCTTCACCAGCTTTTTATCATAAACCTAAAACAATACCTGAATTAATTAATTATATCGTTGGGAAAATCCTTAACCTTTTTAATTTACCTTATAAATTTAAAGTTGAATGGAAAGGTTATTAAAAAATAAATAAAATATATAAAGCTTTAAATCATAAGTATTAATGGGAAAATGGGTAAACTAGAAAATATGTTTAACCCGAAAGCTGTAGCTTTTATTGGTGCAACTGAAAGAGAAGGCTCAATTGGACAGCAAATAATGAAGAATCTTCTTTTAGGTAAAGATAAACGCGCTATATATCCTATTAACCCTAATAGAGAATTTGTTATGGGGTTAAAGTGTTTACCAAGCGTAATTGATGCGCCTGAGCATATTGATTTAGCTGTTATAGCTACTCCAGCTAAAACCATACCTAAAATAATTGATGAATGCGGTCAAAAAGGTGTTGATGGAGTTGTTATTATATCAGCTGGATTTAGGGAAGCGGGAGTTGAAGGAGCTGAACTTGAAAAAGAAGTAAAGAAAATTCAAGAAAAATATGATATTAGAATTCTTGGCCCTAATTGTTTAGGTTTTATTAGACCTCATATAGCTTTAAACGCTGCATTTTCAAGAGTTACTCCTGAACCGGGGGAAATAGCTTTTATATCTCAAAGCGCAGCTTTAGGTTCAGCTATGCTTGATTGGGCTGTAAGCGCTAAAATAGGTTTTAGCATGTTTGCTTCTTTAGGTTTAATGCTTGATATTGATTTTGGCGATTTAATAAATTATCTTGGAGAAGACCCTTATACTAGAAGCATAATTATTTACATGGAAAGCATTGGCTCAGCTAAAAAATTTGTTAGCGCAGCTAGAAGCTTCGCTAGAACAAAACCAATTATAATTCTTAAATCTGGAAAATATACTGCAACCGCTAAAGCTGTTCAATCTCATACAGGAGCTTTAGCTGGAAGCTTTGAAGTTTATGATGCGGTTTTTAAAAGGCTTGGTTTACTTCGTGTAGATGAAATAGAAGATCTATTCAATTGCGCAAGTGTTTTATCTTCAAGGAATCTTCCTGAAGGTGCAAAAATAGCTGTTATAACTAATGCAGGGGGACCAGGAGTCATGGCTTCAGATGCAATAATAAATTATGGAGGTGAATTAGCTGAACTTTCAAAAGAATCAATAAATGCCTTAGAGAAAATTTTACCACATTACTGGAGTAGAGGTAACCCAATAGATGTAATGGAAGAAGCTAATGCTGAAAGATACGAAAAAGTTTTAAACATATGTTTATCTGACCCTAATGTGGATGGTGTAATAGTTATTTATACACCTCAAGGAGCAGCGCAATCTACTGAATTAGCTAAAAAAATTATTGAAGCTGCTAAAAAAAAGATTAAACCTATCTTAACTGTTTGGATGGGGGGTAACGAAGCTGAAGAAGCTAGAAAACTTTTTTATATAAATGGTGTTCCCACTTATCCTACTCCAGAAAAAGCTGTTAAAACATACATGTATATGTATAGATATAAAAGAAATCTCGAACTTTTATATGAAACCCCTGAAGAACTTCCAATAGATGTTTCCCCACCTAAAAACCATTTAAAACTTATTATTAAAAAAGCTATTAAAGAAGGAAGGTTTATTTTAAATCAAAATGAAGCTGATAAATTTCTTGACGCTTATAGAATTCCTAAAATTGAAGCTTACTTTGTTAAAAATGAGGAGGAAGCTGTTAAAGCAGCTTTAAAAATTGGGTACCCCATAGTGATTAAAGCTATTTCTCCAAAAATTATCCATAAAAGCGATGTAAATGGTGTAATTTTAAATATAGAATCTGAAAATGAACTTAGGGATGCATATAAAAAACTTTATGAAGAAATGAAAAGTTCAGGTATTAGTTTAGATGGAGTTTACATTCAGAAAATGATTAAAGAAATCGATTATGAATTGATTCTTGGAGCTAAAAAAGATAAAGATTTTGGTGCAATAATAATTTTTGGTCAGGGAGGAAGAAACGTAGAGTTTATTAAAGATTTTGCTATAGGCCTTCCACCTTTAAATCAAACTTTAGCTAAAAGAATGATGGAGGAAACTAGAATTTATCAAGTATTAATTAAAGGGTTAAGAAGGAAAACACCAGTTAACATAAGAAATCTAGAAGAAATTGTTGTTCAATTTTCTAATTTAATTATAGATTTCCCTGAAATAATGGAAATAGAAATTAATCCTTTAGCAGTGTCAGGAAATAATATTTATGCTTTAGATTCTAGAATAATTATAGATAGAGGATTTATTGAAGATTCTAATCCTTACCCTCATTTAGTTATTCTTCCTTATCCAACTAAATATGTTACTCCTTGGAAGCTTAAAAATGGAACAGAAGTTATTCTTAGACCTATAAGACCTGAAGATGAAAAACTTGAGTTAGAATTTATTAAAAGCTTATCTAGAGAAACATGCAGATTTAGATTTTTTCGTGTACTTAAAGATGTTTCTCATTTAGATTTAGTTAAATTTTGCAACATAGATTATGATAGAGAAATAGCTATTATAGCTGAGCTTAATGATAAAGGAAGGAAAAGAGAAATTGGCGCTGCTAGATTAATTGTAGAACCTAACGGTAAAAAAGGAGAGGTTGCTATTGTTGTTGCTGATGAGTTTCAAAAGAAAGGTTTAGGAACAAAACTTATGGATGTAATCATAGGGATAGCTGAAGAAAAGAACCTTGAAACTATATATGGAATAATTATGCCTGAAAATGAAGCGATAATTCAATTATGCAGAAAAATGGGTTTCACAATTTCTAGGATAAATAATGAAGTTATAGCAACTTTAAACTTAAAGAGTTAAATATTCTTTAAAAGCTCAACTATTTTAATTGAGGCTTCTTCCATTTTTTCAGCTTCAATAATGTTTATTTTATACAATTGAGCTAACTTTTTTCCACTTTCATTTATTTTTGGAATAGCTATTAAAAAGGCTTTTGTAGGTTTTGTATCAAAGATTTTAGCAAACATAGCTGCTACTGGCGTTTCATCAACAAGATTATTCGATAAAATAGCATCTAAAACTATTACTTCATTTTTTTCATTAGGATTTCTTAAAGCAACTATGCTAAATTGATGCTCAGCTCCAGATTCACCAGTTAATTTTCCAGGCATGAAAACCGTATATTGAAGTTGTTCTAAAGCTTTTTTCACAGGTGTTAAAAGTATAAATCTTCTTTTAAATTCTTCTTCAGCAGCAGGATTTAAAACATAAGAATATACACTTTCCAATTTAGCTTCTTTAACACTAAACTCTTTTTTACAGTTTCTGCAGAAATTCATAAAAATAGGCTCATCAAATCTCGTGTTACATAGGTTGCATTGGAACCAGGAACCTACTTTTCGTAAGTCTGTTTCAACAATTTTTCTACCGCAATTGGGACATGAATCACTTTTTTTAAAGAAGCTTTCATTTTCTATAGCGCCACATAAAATGTGCTCTAATAAAACTTTCTTTTCTATATTTATAGAGTTGCAATTTGGACAATGAAGACGTGCAGTTATATTTTTTGAATTGCAAAATGGACAAATAATAATTTTATCATAAAACTTCTTTTGTAAAATATCAAATTTTAAAAGTTTATCCAAAGACTCTTCAATATGATCCTTATCCATTACCTTCTCTATATCATAAAACCTTAGCTTCCCTGAAGAATCAATTTCTGGCGTTAACTCTTTAACTGATTCAGAAATCATTTTATCAAGAAGTTTTTGGGAATCTCGATAAACTTTCTCTTTTTCTTCGTAGCTCAATCCATAAAGGCACCTACCTTTAACCGAAATAATTCTTAAGAAAATTCTGTTTATTTAAATTTTTTTTCTTAATCAAAATTTATATTTTACTTTTTAATATATTTTACGCTGTATATTACATGGTGAAAACTATGCTTAAAGGAAAAGCAAAAATTCTTGTTCCAAACAAACGCGGAAAAACAGGTTTAATATATATTCCAGCAGATATAGTTAAAGACTCTTTATTTCCATTTAAACCTAATGAAGAAGTGACTATTAAAATAGAAGGCGAAAAATTAGTTATAGAAAAGAGAAAAAGAAACGAAGACTAATTAAAAATGAGGAAAATATAAAGAGGAAGGGAAAAAACAAAAATGAGTGAAGATGAAGAAGAATATAAGAAAGCTTACACTTTCGGTGCAGATTATGGAACAAGCGATTTCAAATTTGGACCAATAACCTGCGGAGAAATACCGAAGATAATTCATAATAGAGGTTACTTTCTAGATAAAGATTCAATAATGTATAAAGCTTTTGAAACTTCAAAAGAAGTTGTTGTTGGAGATGAAGTTCCATTATATCTTCAATCAAGTGAAGATCTTTCAAAATTAATTTATCCAATGAAGAATGGAGTGATAAAAAAGGATGATGAAAAAGCTTGGCGAGTTGTTGAGGAAATTTCACGTTACGGTTTTAAACAATTTAAACCTTCAAGCGAAGATTTTCAAGGTTTCTACGTTGTAGCTTCTTTATCTTCAGTTTCACCAAAATACATGTATGAAAAACTTTTTGAAATTTATAAAAAAATTAATGAAGAAGAAATTTTAATTAAAGCAGCAACAATAATTCAACAACCTTTAGCTGTAGCTATAGCTCATAAAATAACCACATGTGTTGTGATAGAATCGGGTCATGGAAATACACAAATATGCCCAATTTCAAGATACCCAATTAAAAATGCTATTGTAGCAGTAAATAGAGGGGGAGGAGACGCAAATGCATTGACAGGAGAAATACTTAAAGATTTAGGATATGGAGATTTAGCTAGAGAAGAAGCTTTTGTTAGAAAAGTTAAAGAAAACCTTGGGCTTATTCCAGCAAACCTTGAAGAAGCTATTGAAGAAGCTAAAAGAAGCCCTGAAAAATTTATGATTGAATTTAAGGTTCCAGGTACAAGAATAACAATAGAAATGAAAAAAGATGCTTGGATGAGGTTTCTTATAGGAGAATACGTTTTTAATCCAAACCATGAGATTTACCAAAGTTTCTTTACAAGAGGAATGCCTAAACCTAAAGATATTAAAATTGGAGATATGATTTTTAAAGGAATGCTTGATTTTGGAGAAGCCATAATAGAGGCTATTGAAAGGTGCCCAATTGAGCTTCAACCACATTTATATAGGCAAATATTGCTTTCAGGAGGAAATTTCAGTTGGAAAGTTCCAGAAAATATAGAAGGAATAGCAATAGATGCAACAACAAAAATAAAACTTTTATTAAAAGAGAAAGGAATAGAAGAAGTTGAAGCAACAATGACTGAATTTCCACAGTATTCTGTTTGGAGAGGATGCATAATATATGGCTATGCTGTTCCACAAGATTATGAGTGGAGTTGGGAAAGAATGGAAGGATGGAATAAACTACTTTGATCGAACAGTTAATTCGGGAAAAAATTAAAAATTTTTTTAAAGAATATTCATGCGTTGAAGAAGAAGAAAACCATTTAATCTTTAAGTTTGGAGACTCTATTTTATCAATAGAAATTTTATCTGGAAAAGAAATTTTAGATAGAAATGCGGTTTTAAACTCTGCTTTAAAAGCTTTAGCAAAATTTGAATATTCAAATAAAGTTTATCTTGCTTTACCTAAAGTTTATGCATCGATAATTGACGGGGAAATTCTTCAAAATCATGGATTAGGATTATTAACTTATGATGAAAAAGAAGTTAAAGAAGTTATTCCAGCTAAATTCATTAAAAAACATTTAACATCTATAGAAAATTATGAAGAAAAAATTGAAGAATTAAAAATTGAATTAAAAAAAATAAAGGAAAATTATATGCTTCTTAAAAACACAGTAGATACGTTAAAAAGCGAAGTTGAAAAATTGAAAGTTAATTTAATAAAGGCACCTCTAGTAAAAGAAGAAAAAATAATTGAGGTTAAACATAAACCAAAGCTAGAAGTTACAACTAGTGGATTACCATCGTTCTTTAAAGATAATCCTTGGCTTGAAGTTTTAGCTAAAAGAGGAAAGGAGCCTGAAACATATGGTTCTTGAAAAAATTGGAGAATACGTTTATACACCTATCAGAGTAATAAAACTTGTTGTTGATGTTGAAGATATATTTAAACCACCTTTACCATTAGAAAGCTTTATAAAAATTTATGGAGTAAACCCTGAACCGCCAAAATATAGAATTATAACAATTGAAGTTGTTGTATGTACAGAGGATAAAGCTCCAGTT
This is a stretch of genomic DNA from Candidatus Bathyarchaeota archaeon. It encodes these proteins:
- a CDS encoding type II secretion system F family protein gives rise to the protein MLMFRVSKFEKKLVWVTSAIIGVSLIITTVLSVFYFKIKLIFRPDELMFIAMIVALFPPAVVNFLDARWKNDVDNNIPKMLKELAEAGRTGITLIRALEFASERRYGALSTELKRIVNQISWGASLEEALKSFSDRVETKLAKRIAVLLTEIHKVGGEVQEVLETVSRHINELQTIEKERQSQMKPYIAIVYIAFFVFILIDILLIRSFFWELASLQETLQSAGGFFMGGAIDLTQVETILFHLSLIEGFYAGLVAGKMGEGSIGAGLKHSVILMVTGFIAFFFFVWNPIF
- a CDS encoding ATP-binding protein, whose amino-acid sequence is MVQKLKTNEVLGYVMFDEEIEKIKSTTCYISVSKAELKRGVYLELRDLSKDEYYIGQVIDGPYYPPTSINEDSKQKVQNAIYLVELTATIKNGVQTAVLSRPNPGTPVRILESEKVQFFLGAAGDIELGRLSTQMDVSIGLDSSVLTRHLGIFGTTGSGKSNTIQVVMEEASEAGLAVLVFDVEGEYTRMDEPTEKLIDVLKEFNKTPKSIKDLNVYVPAQSKSLRPDAKRFGIKFTEINKDVFSEVAELTKMEKLYFMDLIKKVEEVAPVFREVTLKAVLDRLKKRLEAQADNPTLPEFIAEAHTSLYSKLSLIDRLGLIDTEYASINIEEIVVPGRISVIDFSDASDAIRNMVIADLLDKLFRFKIEHPETAKILIILEEAHNFISKEKRERMLATLMLILEIARRGRKRGICLGIVTQQPYHLPSELLELCNTRIMHRMSSTSNINVLKESTGNVPESLWDVLPSLGKGEAIIASPKYNRAVIARIRPVASKRIAVE
- a CDS encoding UbiX family flavin prenyltransferase, giving the protein MKLIIGISGASGTIYAVKLLEALKEINVETYLIISKTAEEIIKFENELSKEDLIKLASRFYEINDLKASITSGSYKTDGMIIVPCSMKTLAGVASGYTDNLILRAADVTLKEKRPLILVIRETPLNLIHLENMLKAAKAGAIILPASPAFYHKPKTIPELINYIVGKILNLFNLPYKFKVEWKGY
- a CDS encoding bifunctional acetate--CoA ligase family protein/GNAT family N-acetyltransferase — encoded protein: MGKLENMFNPKAVAFIGATEREGSIGQQIMKNLLLGKDKRAIYPINPNREFVMGLKCLPSVIDAPEHIDLAVIATPAKTIPKIIDECGQKGVDGVVIISAGFREAGVEGAELEKEVKKIQEKYDIRILGPNCLGFIRPHIALNAAFSRVTPEPGEIAFISQSAALGSAMLDWAVSAKIGFSMFASLGLMLDIDFGDLINYLGEDPYTRSIIIYMESIGSAKKFVSAARSFARTKPIIILKSGKYTATAKAVQSHTGALAGSFEVYDAVFKRLGLLRVDEIEDLFNCASVLSSRNLPEGAKIAVITNAGGPGVMASDAIINYGGELAELSKESINALEKILPHYWSRGNPIDVMEEANAERYEKVLNICLSDPNVDGVIVIYTPQGAAQSTELAKKIIEAAKKKIKPILTVWMGGNEAEEARKLFYINGVPTYPTPEKAVKTYMYMYRYKRNLELLYETPEELPIDVSPPKNHLKLIIKKAIKEGRFILNQNEADKFLDAYRIPKIEAYFVKNEEEAVKAALKIGYPIVIKAISPKIIHKSDVNGVILNIESENELRDAYKKLYEEMKSSGISLDGVYIQKMIKEIDYELILGAKKDKDFGAIIIFGQGGRNVEFIKDFAIGLPPLNQTLAKRMMEETRIYQVLIKGLRRKTPVNIRNLEEIVVQFSNLIIDFPEIMEIEINPLAVSGNNIYALDSRIIIDRGFIEDSNPYPHLVILPYPTKYVTPWKLKNGTEVILRPIRPEDEKLELEFIKSLSRETCRFRFFRVLKDVSHLDLVKFCNIDYDREIAIIAELNDKGRKREIGAARLIVEPNGKKGEVAIVVADEFQKKGLGTKLMDVIIGIAEEKNLETIYGIIMPENEAIIQLCRKMGFTISRINNEVIATLNLKS